A single window of Streptomyces aquilus DNA harbors:
- a CDS encoding TetR/AcrR family transcriptional regulator, translated as METARRVTKRRVRTRANLLDAAFAVFAAKGFGRVSIEEVCEAAGYSRGAFYSNFDSLDELFFALYRERADLIADQVAGALALDGPDLDVPAAVDRVTEVLLLDRDWLLVKTDFLVHAAREPAVAETLLEHRARLREAIRERLARARGHTALPAVLADLDGAAHAVVAAYDGVTTQLLLDRDVAHARAWLKQLLTALLTDGSTTDTTA; from the coding sequence ATGGAGACAGCGCGGCGCGTGACGAAGCGGCGGGTGCGTACCCGCGCCAATCTGCTCGACGCCGCCTTCGCGGTCTTCGCGGCCAAGGGCTTCGGACGCGTCTCCATCGAGGAGGTCTGCGAGGCCGCCGGATACAGCCGGGGCGCCTTCTACTCGAACTTCGACAGCCTCGACGAGCTGTTCTTCGCCCTCTACCGGGAACGCGCCGACCTGATCGCCGACCAGGTGGCCGGGGCGCTCGCCCTGGACGGGCCCGACCTCGACGTCCCCGCCGCCGTCGACCGCGTCACCGAGGTGCTGCTCCTCGACCGGGACTGGCTCCTGGTGAAGACGGACTTCCTGGTGCACGCCGCCCGCGAGCCCGCCGTCGCCGAGACCCTCCTCGAACACCGGGCGCGGCTGCGCGAGGCGATCCGGGAACGGCTCGCCCGCGCGCGGGGCCACACCGCACTGCCCGCCGTCCTCGCCGACCTGGACGGCGCCGCCCACGCCGTCGTCGCCGCGTACGACGGCGTCACCACCCAACTGCTGCTCGACCGGGACGTCGCACACGCCCGCGCCTGGCTCAAGCAACTGCTCACCGCGCTGCTGACCGACGGCAGTACCACTGACACCACCGCATGA
- a CDS encoding L,D-transpeptidase family protein: MITRRPHVVLLAASLVLTGCGGGAAATPERAPVTTTIRPAPPISLDVAPQQLPGLGPKTWAKVPDDARQAVVVTGRGKNSPRSTVVLYERTDAGWEAGESWPAHNALRGWTDDHHAGDLRSPIGVFGLTDAGGRLRDPGTRLPYDQGGGFTATGTGFEGEPLAGSFDYVVAINYNREPGTSPLDWTRPLGAGRGGGIWLHVDHGGPTHGCVSIAEKHMKQLLRALDPARHPVVVMGDADSLAR, translated from the coding sequence ATGATCACTCGCAGACCCCACGTCGTACTGCTGGCCGCCTCCCTCGTGCTCACGGGGTGCGGGGGAGGGGCCGCGGCGACCCCCGAGCGGGCGCCGGTCACCACCACGATCCGGCCCGCGCCGCCGATCTCCCTGGACGTGGCCCCGCAGCAGCTGCCCGGCCTGGGGCCGAAGACCTGGGCGAAGGTTCCCGACGACGCCCGGCAGGCCGTCGTCGTCACCGGACGCGGCAAGAACTCCCCGCGGTCCACCGTCGTCCTGTACGAGCGCACCGACGCGGGCTGGGAGGCCGGGGAGAGCTGGCCCGCGCACAACGCGCTGCGCGGCTGGACCGACGACCACCACGCCGGCGACCTGCGCTCGCCCATCGGCGTCTTCGGCCTCACCGACGCCGGCGGACGGCTCCGCGACCCCGGCACCCGGCTGCCGTACGACCAGGGTGGCGGCTTCACGGCGACCGGCACCGGCTTCGAGGGCGAACCCCTGGCGGGCTCCTTCGACTACGTCGTCGCGATCAACTACAACCGCGAGCCCGGCACCTCCCCGCTCGACTGGACCCGCCCGCTCGGCGCGGGCCGCGGCGGCGGCATATGGCTGCACGTCGACCACGGCGGCCCCACCCACGGCTGCGTCAGCATCGCCGAGAAGCACATGAAGCAGCTCCTGCGGGCCCTGGACCCGGCCCGCCACCCGGTCGTCGTCATGGGCGACGCCGACTCCCTCGCCCGCTGA
- a CDS encoding DUF488 domain-containing protein, with translation MSVRVRRVYESPEPEDGVRVLVDRLWPRGLSKDAARVDEWPKALTPSTELRRWYHAGEGSYEEFARRYEAELATPEATELLDHVRELTDKGPVTLLTSAKTPEESHAAVLVRLLGRDAG, from the coding sequence GTGAGCGTTCGCGTCCGCCGCGTCTACGAATCGCCCGAACCCGAGGACGGCGTCCGTGTCCTGGTCGACCGGCTGTGGCCGCGCGGCCTCTCGAAGGACGCGGCCCGGGTGGACGAGTGGCCCAAGGCCCTCACCCCGTCGACGGAGCTGCGCCGCTGGTACCACGCGGGCGAGGGCTCGTACGAGGAGTTCGCGCGGCGCTACGAGGCGGAACTGGCCACGCCGGAGGCGACCGAACTCCTCGACCACGTGCGCGAGTTGACGGACAAGGGCCCGGTGACGCTACTGACGTCCGCGAAGACTCCGGAGGAGAGCCACGCGGCGGTGCTGGTACGGCTGTTGGGGCGGGACGCGGGCTGA
- a CDS encoding alpha-ketoglutarate-dependent dioxygenase AlkB has translation MSTHLQASLFDQTDRLSLGPLDGVTRTELGSGAWIDVLPGWLAGSDTLFEQLAAEVPWRAERRKMYDNVVDVPRLLAYYGRDDALPHPVLTEAREALSAHYADELGEPFTTAGLCYYRDGRDSVAWHGDRIGRGARENTMVAILSVGAPRDLLLRPMRGGAGTVRRPLGHGDLIVMGGTCQRTWEHCVPKTTRAAGPRISVQFRPHGVH, from the coding sequence ATGTCCACGCACCTCCAGGCCTCCCTCTTCGACCAGACCGACCGCCTGAGCCTCGGCCCCCTCGACGGAGTCACCCGCACCGAGCTCGGTTCCGGCGCCTGGATCGACGTGCTGCCCGGCTGGCTGGCGGGCTCCGACACCCTGTTCGAACAGCTCGCCGCCGAGGTCCCCTGGCGCGCCGAGCGCCGGAAGATGTACGACAACGTCGTCGACGTCCCCCGGCTGCTCGCGTACTACGGCCGCGACGACGCCCTCCCCCACCCGGTGCTGACCGAGGCGCGCGAGGCGCTCAGTGCGCACTACGCCGACGAGCTGGGCGAGCCGTTCACCACGGCCGGGCTCTGCTACTACCGCGACGGCCGGGACAGCGTCGCCTGGCACGGCGACCGGATCGGCCGGGGCGCCCGCGAGAACACGATGGTCGCCATCCTGTCGGTCGGCGCGCCCCGCGATCTGCTGCTGCGCCCGATGCGCGGCGGTGCGGGCACGGTCCGGCGCCCGCTGGGCCACGGCGATCTGATCGTGATGGGCGGCACCTGCCAGCGGACCTGGGAGCACTGCGTACCGAAGACCACGCGAGCCGCGGGACCGCGCATCAGCGTCCAGTTCCGCCCGCACGGCGTGCACTGA
- a CDS encoding M1 family metallopeptidase, producing the protein MPRVVRRTFVLGTVPVALAALLGAAAPPSAGTAGVGDPYFPLAGNGGYHVHHYDLTLRYDPSSKHLAGKAVLTARATQSLNRFNLDLNGLKITGLKVGRDTADFSRRGQELTVTPRKALHRGQWFRVTVTYQGTPAPVTDPDGSLDGWIPTDDGAFVAGEPQGAMTWFPANNHPKDKASYDFTITVPDGRTAVANGVLLGQRSEHGRTTFRWRQSEPMAAYLATATIGKFKVTQSTTRDGIRIYNAVDPREAAKADPVVKQLPSVLAWESKLFGPYPFKAAGSIVDRAPNVGYALETQTRPVYDRAPDLSTLVHESAHQWFGDSVSLTSWKDIWLNEGFATYAEWLYGEQHGGDSAQKTFDALYARPATDDLWEFPPGDPGSGANIFGTPVYARGAMALHKLRTAVGDRTFFRILRAWTAEHRDGHGTTAQFVALAERESGKDLDGLFRTWVYGQGKPSTP; encoded by the coding sequence GTGCCCAGAGTCGTCCGACGTACCTTCGTGCTCGGAACCGTCCCCGTCGCCCTCGCCGCACTGCTCGGCGCCGCGGCACCCCCGTCGGCGGGCACGGCCGGCGTCGGCGACCCCTACTTCCCGCTGGCCGGCAACGGCGGCTACCACGTCCACCACTACGATCTGACCCTCCGTTACGACCCGTCGAGCAAACACCTCGCCGGCAAGGCCGTCCTCACCGCCCGCGCCACCCAGAGCCTGAACCGCTTCAACCTCGACCTGAACGGCCTCAAGATCACCGGGCTGAAGGTCGGCCGCGACACGGCGGACTTCAGCCGCCGCGGACAGGAACTCACCGTCACCCCGCGCAAGGCCCTGCACCGCGGCCAGTGGTTCCGCGTCACCGTCACCTACCAGGGCACCCCGGCCCCGGTCACCGACCCGGACGGCTCCCTCGACGGCTGGATCCCCACCGACGACGGCGCCTTCGTCGCGGGCGAGCCGCAGGGCGCGATGACCTGGTTCCCGGCGAACAACCACCCCAAGGACAAGGCGTCGTACGACTTCACGATCACCGTTCCCGACGGCCGCACCGCCGTCGCCAACGGCGTGTTGCTCGGCCAGCGGAGCGAGCACGGGCGCACCACGTTCCGCTGGCGCCAGAGCGAGCCCATGGCCGCCTATCTGGCCACGGCGACGATCGGGAAGTTCAAGGTCACCCAGTCCACCACCCGCGACGGCATCCGCATCTACAACGCCGTCGACCCGCGCGAGGCGGCCAAGGCGGACCCCGTCGTCAAGCAGCTGCCGTCCGTTCTCGCCTGGGAGAGCAAGCTCTTCGGGCCGTACCCCTTCAAGGCGGCCGGCTCGATCGTCGACCGCGCCCCGAACGTCGGCTACGCACTGGAGACGCAGACCCGGCCGGTGTACGACCGGGCGCCCGACCTGAGCACCCTCGTCCACGAGAGCGCCCACCAGTGGTTCGGCGACTCGGTCAGCCTCACCTCCTGGAAGGACATCTGGCTCAACGAGGGCTTCGCGACCTACGCCGAGTGGCTCTACGGCGAACAGCACGGCGGCGACAGCGCCCAGAAGACCTTCGACGCGCTGTACGCGCGTCCCGCGACCGACGACCTGTGGGAGTTCCCGCCGGGCGACCCGGGCAGCGGCGCGAACATCTTCGGCACACCCGTGTACGCGCGCGGCGCCATGGCCCTGCACAAGCTGCGCACGGCCGTCGGGGACCGGACGTTCTTCCGGATTCTGCGGGCCTGGACCGCCGAGCACCGGGACGGGCACGGGACGACCGCGCAGTTCGTGGCGCTGGCGGAGCGCGAGTCGGGGAAGGACCTGGACGGTCTGTTCCGGACCTGGGTGTACGGACAGGGCAAGCCGAGCACACCCTAG
- a CDS encoding WhiB family transcriptional regulator, with the protein MDNWRTHAACRHEDPDLFFPIGNTGPALVQTEQAKAVCHRCPVREQCLEWAMETGQAIGVWGGTSETERRSLQRRRARAGRSSG; encoded by the coding sequence ATGGACAACTGGCGAACCCATGCCGCGTGCCGCCACGAGGACCCCGACCTCTTCTTCCCGATCGGCAACACCGGCCCGGCACTGGTGCAGACGGAGCAGGCGAAGGCGGTCTGCCACCGTTGCCCGGTGCGGGAGCAGTGCCTGGAATGGGCCATGGAGACCGGGCAGGCGATCGGTGTGTGGGGCGGTACGAGCGAGACCGAACGACGTTCACTGCAACGGCGCCGGGCCAGGGCCGGACGCTCCTCGGGCTAG
- a CDS encoding FAD-binding dehydrogenase has protein sequence MDADVIVVGAGLAGLVAAHELTSRGRRVALVDQENAANLGGQAFWSFGGLFLVDSPEQRRLGIKDSLDLAWSDWQGSAGFDRVDDEDSWAVRWARAYVEFAAGEKRSWLEGHGIKFLPTVGWAERGDLRAHGHGNSVPRFHIAWGTGTGVVEPFVNHAKQAARDGLLTFYHRHQVDALVIEDGHARGVRGTVLAEDNSARGVRSNRDRLGDFELTAQAVVVTTGGIGANHDIVRRYWPERLGTPPGEMVTGVPAYVDGRMLDISAEAGVRLVNRDRMWHYTEGLQNWDPIWPGHGIRILPGPSSLWFDALGRRLPDPCLPGYDTLGTLKYLRTTEDIAGYDHSWFILTQKIIEKEFALSGSEQNPDITAKDRVGFLKTRVLGKGAPGPVDAFLRKGADFVTAPGLEELVEKMNALTDKPLLDAAEIRRQIEARDLQIANPYSKDAQVQGIRNARRYIGDKLGRVATPHRILDPEAGPLIGVKLHVLTRKTLGGIQTDLDSRALGVDGDPIEGLYAAGEVAGFGGGGVHGYNALEGTFLGGCLFSGRAAGRAAARQTG, from the coding sequence ATGGATGCCGACGTCATCGTCGTCGGAGCCGGCCTCGCCGGTCTGGTCGCCGCGCACGAACTGACCAGCCGGGGCCGCAGGGTCGCGCTCGTCGACCAGGAGAACGCCGCCAACCTCGGCGGACAGGCCTTCTGGTCCTTCGGCGGGCTGTTCCTCGTCGACTCCCCGGAGCAGCGGCGGCTCGGCATCAAGGACTCCCTCGACCTGGCCTGGAGCGACTGGCAGGGCAGCGCCGGCTTCGACCGTGTCGACGACGAGGACTCCTGGGCGGTGCGCTGGGCGCGCGCCTACGTCGAGTTCGCCGCCGGCGAGAAGCGGTCCTGGCTGGAGGGGCACGGCATCAAGTTCCTCCCCACGGTCGGCTGGGCCGAGCGCGGTGACCTGCGCGCCCACGGACACGGCAACTCCGTGCCCCGCTTCCACATCGCCTGGGGCACCGGCACCGGCGTGGTCGAACCCTTCGTGAACCACGCCAAGCAGGCCGCCCGCGACGGGCTGCTGACCTTCTACCACCGCCACCAGGTCGACGCGCTCGTCATCGAGGACGGCCACGCCCGCGGCGTACGCGGCACCGTCCTCGCCGAGGACAACTCCGCGCGCGGCGTGCGGTCCAACCGCGACCGACTCGGCGACTTCGAACTCACCGCCCAGGCCGTCGTCGTCACCACCGGCGGCATCGGCGCCAACCACGACATCGTCCGCCGCTACTGGCCCGAGCGCCTCGGCACCCCGCCCGGCGAGATGGTCACCGGCGTCCCCGCCTACGTCGACGGCCGCATGCTCGACATCAGCGCCGAGGCGGGCGTACGGCTGGTCAACCGCGACCGCATGTGGCACTACACCGAGGGCCTGCAGAACTGGGACCCGATCTGGCCCGGCCACGGCATCCGCATCCTGCCCGGCCCGTCCTCCCTGTGGTTCGACGCCCTCGGCCGCCGCCTTCCCGACCCGTGCCTGCCCGGCTACGACACCCTCGGCACCCTCAAGTACCTGCGCACCACCGAGGACATCGCCGGGTACGACCACTCGTGGTTCATCCTCACCCAGAAGATCATCGAGAAGGAGTTCGCGCTGTCGGGCTCCGAGCAGAACCCGGACATCACCGCGAAGGACCGGGTCGGGTTCCTCAAGACGCGAGTGCTGGGCAAGGGGGCGCCGGGGCCGGTCGACGCGTTCCTGCGCAAGGGCGCCGACTTCGTGACCGCGCCCGGTCTGGAGGAACTGGTCGAGAAGATGAACGCCCTCACCGACAAGCCGCTCCTCGACGCCGCCGAGATCCGCCGCCAGATCGAGGCGCGCGACCTCCAGATCGCCAACCCGTACAGCAAGGACGCCCAGGTCCAGGGCATCCGCAACGCCCGCCGCTACATCGGCGACAAACTCGGCCGCGTCGCCACCCCGCACCGCATCCTCGACCCCGAGGCCGGCCCGCTCATCGGCGTCAAGCTGCACGTCCTGACCCGCAAGACCCTCGGCGGCATCCAGACCGACCTGGACTCCCGGGCGCTGGGCGTCGACGGCGACCCGATCGAGGGCCTGTACGCGGCCGGCGAGGTGGCCGGCTTCGGCGGCGGCGGCGTCCACGGCTACAACGCCCTGGAGGGCACGTTCCTCGGCGGCTGCCTGTTCTCGGGCCGCGCGGCGGGGAGGGCGGCGGCGAGGCAGACGGGCTGA
- a CDS encoding sensor histidine kinase has translation MSRRIPLRKRLSVRLLVASVLIAVCSVAATAWLAVETTTRALREEQGQVLAEDMDVLARLSGYAATHPTWQGVGELVRSLSEKTGRRIALTTTDRTPVADSAPAGTSLPPRAAATVDPLRTDTYTERGAQRSGVDPRVVGPYRLTAQERAKLAKLALVRQKCFARFGIETAIVRTPSGRPVLTNDDTVPDDCADGRLNTPTPTEEKALADLTERARGCLGRQDVKLADALFVGFDFTDRSLGGRYQLGKIDVPPGSASARTFQACVDSARRAQLDPYVAPAAELFLGGGDRTAVRFDMSPANKAKVVGAAGLVLAVTVAVTAVVATRLVRPLRALTAAAQQPPELHVRVPVTTRDETGILAAAFNDLTERRERLEAQRKAMVSDIAHELRSPLTNIRGWLEVTRDGVVAPAPELLASLHEEALVLQRVIDDLQDLAAADAGTLRLHREPVAAGELLGQVAAAHRVAADTAGVTLRTRSDGELWLDADPVRMRQALGNLVSNALRHTPADGTVTLSARADGDDVVLDVTDTGSGIAPEDLPHVFDRFWRAEKSRSRRTGGSGLGLPIVRHLMAAHGGTAEATSEPGTGSVFTLRVPGLARGASGPGPAPLQ, from the coding sequence ATGAGCCGTCGCATCCCCCTGCGCAAACGCCTGTCGGTCCGGCTGCTGGTCGCCTCGGTGCTGATCGCCGTGTGCTCGGTGGCGGCGACCGCGTGGCTGGCGGTGGAGACGACGACCCGGGCCCTGCGGGAGGAACAGGGGCAGGTGCTCGCCGAGGACATGGACGTCCTCGCCCGGCTGAGCGGCTACGCCGCAACCCACCCCACGTGGCAGGGGGTCGGCGAACTCGTCCGGTCCCTGTCCGAGAAGACCGGCCGCCGGATCGCCCTGACCACCACCGACCGCACCCCCGTCGCCGACTCCGCGCCGGCCGGCACCTCCCTGCCGCCCCGTGCCGCCGCCACCGTCGACCCCCTGCGCACCGACACCTACACCGAGCGCGGCGCGCAGCGCAGCGGCGTCGACCCCCGGGTGGTCGGGCCGTACCGGCTGACCGCCCAGGAGCGCGCCAAGCTGGCGAAACTGGCGCTGGTGCGGCAGAAGTGCTTCGCCCGGTTCGGCATCGAGACCGCCATCGTCAGGACACCCAGCGGACGTCCGGTCCTCACCAACGACGACACCGTGCCCGACGACTGCGCCGACGGACGCCTCAACACCCCGACCCCCACCGAGGAGAAGGCCCTCGCCGACCTGACGGAACGTGCCCGCGGCTGCCTGGGCCGACAGGACGTGAAGCTGGCCGACGCGCTGTTCGTCGGCTTCGACTTCACCGACCGGAGCCTGGGCGGCCGCTACCAGCTGGGAAAGATCGACGTACCGCCGGGCTCGGCGTCCGCCCGCACGTTCCAGGCCTGCGTCGACAGCGCGCGCCGCGCCCAACTCGACCCCTACGTGGCACCGGCCGCCGAGCTGTTCCTGGGCGGCGGCGACCGCACCGCCGTGCGGTTCGACATGTCACCGGCCAACAAGGCCAAGGTCGTCGGCGCCGCCGGGCTCGTGCTCGCCGTCACCGTCGCGGTGACCGCCGTCGTCGCCACCCGGCTCGTCCGGCCGCTGCGCGCACTGACCGCCGCCGCCCAGCAACCGCCCGAACTGCATGTGCGGGTGCCCGTGACCACGCGGGACGAGACCGGCATCCTCGCCGCGGCCTTCAACGACCTCACCGAACGCCGGGAACGTCTGGAGGCCCAGCGCAAGGCGATGGTCAGCGACATCGCCCACGAACTGCGCAGCCCGCTCACCAACATCCGCGGCTGGCTGGAGGTGACCAGGGACGGCGTCGTGGCCCCGGCCCCGGAACTGCTGGCCTCGCTGCACGAGGAGGCGCTCGTCCTCCAGCGGGTCATCGACGACCTCCAGGACCTCGCCGCCGCCGACGCCGGCACGCTGCGGCTGCACCGCGAGCCCGTCGCCGCCGGTGAGCTGCTCGGTCAGGTCGCCGCCGCCCACCGCGTCGCGGCCGACACGGCGGGCGTCACCCTGCGCACCAGGTCGGACGGCGAGCTATGGCTGGACGCCGACCCGGTGCGGATGCGGCAGGCGCTCGGCAACCTCGTCTCCAACGCGCTGCGTCACACGCCCGCCGACGGCACGGTCACACTGTCCGCGCGCGCCGACGGCGACGACGTGGTCCTCGACGTCACCGACACCGGCAGCGGTATCGCGCCCGAGGACCTGCCGCACGTCTTCGATCGCTTCTGGCGCGCGGAGAAGTCCCGCAGCCGCCGCACCGGAGGCAGCGGCCTGGGTCTGCCGATCGTCCGCCATCTGATGGCCGCGCACGGCGGCACGGCGGAGGCGACGAGCGAGCCCGGCACCGGAAGCGTCTTCACCCTGCGGGTCCCCGGGCTAGCCCGAGGAGCGTCCGGCCCTGGCCCGGCGCCGTTGCAGTGA
- a CDS encoding response regulator transcription factor gives MCAHVLVAEDDEMQAELIRRSLLAEGHTATVVHDGGAALDAVRRLRPDLVVLDLMLPVFDGLGVCRALRREGDVPVLMLTARATEDDVLLGLDVGADDYMTKPYSPRELMARIRTVLRRSGRGATPVRAAGVEVDPVRHEVRCDGEPVECTPAEFAILLAMTAEPERVFSRRQLLECTRGIDRASTERAVDVHIMNLRRKIETDPRRPVRLLTVFGVGYKLSGGRG, from the coding sequence GTGTGCGCACATGTGCTGGTCGCCGAGGACGACGAGATGCAGGCCGAACTCATACGCCGCTCCCTGCTGGCGGAGGGCCACACCGCCACCGTCGTCCACGACGGCGGGGCCGCCCTCGACGCGGTGCGGCGGCTGCGGCCCGATCTGGTCGTGCTCGATCTGATGCTGCCCGTGTTCGACGGGCTCGGCGTGTGCCGGGCGCTGCGGCGGGAGGGCGACGTCCCGGTGCTGATGCTCACCGCCCGTGCCACCGAGGACGACGTGCTGCTGGGCCTGGACGTCGGCGCCGACGACTACATGACCAAGCCCTACAGCCCACGCGAGCTGATGGCGCGCATCCGGACGGTGCTGCGGCGCAGCGGACGCGGCGCGACGCCCGTACGGGCCGCCGGGGTGGAGGTCGATCCCGTACGGCACGAAGTGCGGTGCGACGGCGAGCCGGTGGAGTGCACACCCGCCGAGTTCGCCATCCTGCTCGCCATGACCGCCGAGCCCGAACGGGTCTTCTCCCGGCGGCAGTTGCTGGAGTGCACCCGCGGCATCGACCGGGCGTCCACCGAACGGGCCGTCGACGTCCACATCATGAACCTGCGCCGGAAGATCGAGACCGACCCGCGCAGGCCGGTGCGGCTGCTGACCGTGTTCGGCGTCGGCTACAAGCTCAGCGGCGGCCGTGGATGA
- a CDS encoding saccharopine dehydrogenase family protein — protein sequence MRVLLVGAGGVGTAVTRIAARRAFFEAMVVADYDLARAEAAVAALGADGARFRAERVDAGDETAVAALLERHACDVLLNATDPRFVMPLFRAARTASATYVDMAMSLSRPHPERPYEECGVKLGDAQFEDAVEWEKAGLLALVGMGVEPGLSDVFARYAADELFDEIEEIGVRDGANLTVDGYDFAPSFSIWTTIEECLNPPVVYESDRGWFTTAPFSEPEVFDFPEGIGPVECVNVEHEEVLLMPRWIGARRVTFKYGLGDEFIEVLKTLHKLGLDRTEPVAVRDARVSPRDVVAACLPDPATLGERMHGKTCAGTWVKGVKDGAPREVYLYHVVDNQWSMAEYGSQAVVWQTAVNPVVALELLATGAWKGAGVLGPEAFPAGPFLDLLTAYGSPWGLREQ from the coding sequence ATGCGTGTACTGCTCGTGGGTGCCGGAGGGGTGGGCACCGCCGTCACCCGGATCGCCGCCCGGAGGGCGTTCTTCGAGGCGATGGTGGTCGCCGACTACGACCTGGCGCGGGCCGAGGCGGCCGTGGCGGCGCTCGGTGCGGACGGGGCCCGCTTCCGGGCCGAGCGCGTCGACGCGGGCGACGAGACGGCCGTGGCGGCACTGCTGGAGCGGCACGCCTGTGACGTCCTCCTCAACGCCACCGACCCGCGCTTCGTGATGCCGCTGTTCCGCGCGGCCCGTACCGCCTCCGCCACCTATGTCGACATGGCGATGTCCCTGTCGCGTCCGCACCCCGAGCGTCCCTACGAGGAGTGCGGGGTCAAGCTGGGCGACGCGCAGTTCGAGGACGCCGTGGAGTGGGAGAAGGCGGGGCTGCTGGCCCTCGTCGGCATGGGGGTCGAGCCGGGTCTGTCGGATGTGTTCGCGCGGTACGCGGCGGACGAGCTCTTCGACGAGATCGAGGAGATCGGCGTGCGCGACGGCGCCAACCTCACCGTCGACGGCTACGACTTCGCCCCGTCCTTCAGCATCTGGACCACGATCGAGGAGTGCCTCAACCCGCCGGTCGTCTACGAGTCCGACCGCGGCTGGTTCACCACCGCGCCGTTCAGCGAGCCGGAGGTGTTCGACTTCCCCGAGGGCATCGGCCCCGTGGAGTGCGTGAACGTCGAGCACGAGGAGGTGCTGCTGATGCCCCGCTGGATCGGGGCGCGGCGGGTCACCTTCAAGTACGGCCTGGGCGACGAGTTCATCGAGGTCCTCAAGACCCTCCACAAGCTGGGCCTGGACCGCACCGAACCGGTCGCCGTCCGCGACGCGCGGGTCTCGCCCCGGGACGTCGTGGCGGCCTGTCTGCCCGACCCGGCGACGCTGGGCGAGCGGATGCACGGCAAGACCTGCGCGGGCACCTGGGTGAAGGGCGTCAAGGACGGGGCGCCGCGCGAGGTGTACCTGTACCACGTGGTCGACAACCAGTGGTCCATGGCGGAGTACGGCAGCCAGGCGGTGGTGTGGCAGACGGCGGTCAACCCGGTCGTCGCCCTCGAACTCCTCGCCACGGGTGCGTGGAAGGGTGCGGGCGTCCTCGGCCCGGAGGCCTTCCCCGCCGGTCCCTTCCTCGATCTGCTCACCGCGTACGGCTCGCCGTGGGGGCTGCGCGAGCAGTAG